In a single window of the Bradyrhizobium sp. ORS 285 genome:
- the kdgD gene encoding 5-dehydro-4-deoxyglucarate dehydratase — protein sequence MSKMTPQDMAAKIGSGLLSFPVTPFKADYSFDEATYRANMDWLCGYEVAGLFAAGGTGEFFSLTAAEVPEVVRVAVDETRGRVPVLAGTGYGTAIAREIAIGAEKAGADGLLLLPPYLMHAEQEGLAAHVEAICKSVKIGVIVYNRDNAILQPDTLARLCERCPNLVGYKDGIGDIELMTRVYSKMGDRLTYIGGLPTAETFALPYLDMGVTTYSSAVFNFVPEFATNFYAAVRKRDHAAIHAGLKDFILPLIAIRNRKKGYAVSIIKAGMKVIGRDSGPVRLPLTDLTEAEMAELTALVKALPGAASAQQAAE from the coding sequence ATGAGCAAGATGACACCCCAGGACATGGCTGCGAAGATCGGCAGCGGCCTGCTCTCCTTCCCCGTGACGCCGTTCAAGGCTGACTACTCCTTCGACGAGGCCACCTATCGCGCCAACATGGATTGGCTGTGCGGCTATGAGGTCGCGGGCCTGTTCGCCGCCGGCGGCACCGGCGAGTTCTTCTCGCTGACGGCAGCCGAGGTGCCCGAGGTGGTGCGCGTCGCCGTCGACGAGACGCGCGGCCGCGTGCCCGTGCTGGCCGGCACCGGCTATGGCACCGCCATCGCGCGCGAGATCGCAATTGGTGCCGAGAAGGCCGGCGCCGACGGCCTGCTGCTGCTGCCGCCCTATCTGATGCATGCCGAGCAGGAGGGCCTCGCCGCCCATGTCGAGGCGATCTGCAAGTCGGTCAAGATCGGCGTCATCGTCTACAATCGGGACAACGCGATCCTGCAGCCGGACACCCTGGCGCGGCTGTGCGAGCGCTGCCCGAACCTGGTCGGCTACAAGGACGGCATCGGCGACATCGAGCTGATGACCCGCGTCTACAGCAAGATGGGCGACCGCCTCACCTATATCGGCGGCCTGCCGACCGCCGAGACCTTCGCCCTGCCCTATCTCGACATGGGCGTGACCACCTACTCCTCGGCGGTGTTCAACTTCGTGCCGGAGTTCGCGACGAACTTCTATGCCGCAGTGCGCAAGCGCGACCACGCCGCGATCCACGCCGGATTGAAGGATTTCATTTTGCCGCTGATCGCGATACGCAACCGCAAGAAGGGCTACGCGGTCTCGATCATCAAGGCCGGCATGAAGGTGATCGGCCGCGATTCCGGCCCGGTCCGCCTGCCGCTGACGGACCTCACCGAGGCCGAGATGGCCGAGCTCACCGCGCTGGTGAAGGCGCTGCCGGGCGCCGCTTCGGCGCAGCAGGCGGCGGAGTAA
- the gudD gene encoding glucarate dehydratase, whose protein sequence is MSHEASSTGISGAPVVTGMEVIPVGGRDSMLLNLSGAHGPFFTRNLVILTDNSGHTGVGEVPGGEKIRQTLEDAKSLIVGRSIGACNTILATMRTTFADRDAGGRGKQTFDLRVMIHAVTAVESALLDLLGQHLGLPVAALLGEGQQRKSVEALGYLFFVGDRKKTDLPYATGEGEREGWYTLRHQEAMTPEAVVRLAEATHDAYGFADFKLKGGVLQGEAEIEAVTAIAKRFPQARVTLDPNGAWSLDEAIRLCKDMHGILAYAEDPCGAEAGFSGREIMAEFRRATGLPTATNMIATDWRQLSHALRLGAVDIPLADPHFWTMQGSVRVAQTCKDNGLTWGSHSNNHFDISLAMFTHVAAAAPGKVTAIDTHWIWQDGQALTKQPLQIKGGQIAVPEQPGLGIEVDRGAIEKAHELYKSHGLGARDDAVAMQYLIPGWTFDDKRPCLVR, encoded by the coding sequence ATGAGTCACGAAGCCAGCAGCACAGGAATCTCCGGCGCGCCGGTCGTCACCGGCATGGAGGTCATTCCGGTCGGCGGCCGTGACAGCATGCTGCTCAATCTCTCGGGCGCGCATGGGCCGTTCTTCACCCGCAACCTCGTCATCCTCACCGATAATTCCGGCCACACCGGCGTCGGCGAAGTGCCGGGCGGCGAGAAGATCCGGCAGACGCTGGAGGATGCGAAGAGCCTGATCGTGGGACGGAGCATCGGCGCCTGCAACACCATCCTCGCGACGATGCGCACCACCTTCGCCGACCGCGACGCCGGCGGCCGCGGCAAGCAGACGTTCGATCTGCGCGTGATGATCCACGCGGTCACGGCCGTCGAATCCGCGTTGCTCGATCTCCTGGGACAACATCTCGGCCTGCCGGTGGCGGCGTTGCTCGGCGAGGGCCAGCAGCGCAAATCGGTCGAGGCGCTCGGCTATCTCTTCTTCGTCGGCGACCGCAAGAAGACTGACCTGCCCTACGCCACCGGCGAAGGCGAGCGTGAGGGCTGGTATACGCTGCGACATCAGGAGGCGATGACGCCCGAAGCTGTCGTGCGGCTCGCCGAGGCCACCCACGACGCCTACGGCTTCGCCGACTTCAAGCTGAAGGGCGGCGTGCTCCAGGGCGAAGCCGAAATCGAGGCAGTGACCGCGATCGCCAAGCGCTTCCCGCAGGCGCGCGTCACGCTCGATCCGAACGGCGCCTGGTCGCTGGATGAGGCGATCCGGCTGTGCAAGGACATGCACGGCATCCTCGCTTATGCCGAGGATCCCTGCGGCGCCGAGGCCGGCTTTTCGGGGCGAGAGATCATGGCCGAATTCCGCCGCGCCACCGGCCTGCCGACCGCGACCAACATGATCGCCACCGACTGGCGGCAGCTCAGCCATGCGCTGCGGCTCGGCGCGGTCGACATCCCCCTCGCCGATCCCCATTTCTGGACCATGCAGGGCTCGGTGCGCGTCGCCCAGACCTGCAAGGACAATGGCCTGACCTGGGGCTCACACTCCAACAACCATTTCGACATTTCGCTGGCAATGTTCACCCATGTCGCCGCTGCAGCGCCCGGCAAGGTGACCGCGATCGACACCCACTGGATCTGGCAGGACGGCCAGGCGCTGACCAAACAGCCACTGCAGATCAAGGGCGGCCAGATCGCGGTGCCCGAGCAACCCGGGCTCGGCATCGAAGTTGACCGCGGCGCCATCGAAAAGGCTCATGAACTTTACAAGAGCCACGGGCTCGGCGCACGAGACGACGCCGTCGCGATGCAGTATCTGATCCCCGGCTGGACCTTCGACGACAAGCGGCCCTGCCTCGTGCGGTGA
- a CDS encoding aldehyde dehydrogenase family protein: protein MNAILKNFIAGEWVDGSGVTRNINPSNTNDIVGEYAKADKAQTEKAIAAAKAAFPAWSRSTPQERYDALNKISAEILSRKEELGRLLAREEGKTLPEGIGEVARAGQIFAFFAGEALRLTGEKGASVRPGLDVEVTREAVGVVGMITPWNFPIAIPAWKIAPALCYGNTVVFKPAELVPGSAHALSEIIARSGIPAGVFNLVVGSGSVVGQTLLEHPDVAAISFTGSVGTGRKIAQACVLSNPMKKFQLEMGGKNPLVVLDDADVKVAVEAAANGAYFSTGQRCTASSRLIVTEGIHDKFVEALTERLKGLVVDDAVKQGTHIGPVVDGNQLEQDQRYLKIGQDEGAKLAWGGELLNRESPGFYMQPALFTEANNNMRIAREEIFGPVACVIRAKNYDEALAISNDTEFGLAAGVCTTSLKYASHFKRNSEAGMVMVNLPTAGVDYHVPFGGRKGSSYGAREQGSYAREFYTTVKTAYTFPV from the coding sequence ATGAACGCGATCCTCAAGAATTTCATTGCCGGCGAGTGGGTCGACGGCAGCGGGGTCACCCGCAACATCAACCCGTCCAACACCAACGATATCGTCGGCGAATACGCCAAGGCCGACAAGGCGCAAACCGAGAAGGCGATCGCCGCCGCCAAGGCCGCCTTCCCCGCCTGGTCGCGCTCGACGCCGCAGGAGCGCTATGACGCGCTGAACAAGATCTCGGCGGAGATCCTGTCGCGCAAGGAAGAACTCGGCCGCCTGCTGGCGCGCGAGGAAGGCAAGACCCTCCCGGAGGGCATCGGCGAGGTCGCCCGTGCCGGCCAGATCTTCGCATTCTTCGCCGGCGAGGCGCTGCGCCTGACGGGCGAGAAGGGCGCCTCGGTGCGTCCCGGCCTGGACGTCGAGGTCACCCGCGAGGCGGTCGGCGTCGTCGGCATGATCACGCCTTGGAATTTCCCGATCGCCATCCCCGCCTGGAAGATCGCCCCCGCGCTCTGCTACGGCAACACCGTGGTGTTCAAGCCGGCCGAACTGGTGCCGGGCTCGGCGCATGCGCTCTCCGAAATCATCGCGCGCTCCGGCATTCCGGCTGGCGTGTTCAACCTCGTCGTCGGCTCCGGCTCGGTGGTCGGCCAGACTCTGCTCGAGCACCCTGATGTCGCCGCGATCTCCTTCACGGGATCGGTCGGCACCGGACGCAAGATCGCGCAGGCCTGCGTGCTGTCGAACCCGATGAAGAAGTTCCAGCTCGAGATGGGCGGCAAGAATCCGCTGGTCGTGCTCGATGACGCCGACGTCAAGGTCGCCGTCGAAGCCGCCGCCAACGGCGCCTATTTCTCGACCGGCCAGCGCTGCACGGCCTCGTCGCGCCTGATCGTCACCGAAGGGATCCACGACAAGTTCGTCGAGGCGCTGACCGAGCGTCTGAAGGGCCTCGTTGTCGACGACGCCGTCAAGCAGGGCACGCATATCGGCCCGGTGGTCGACGGCAACCAGCTCGAGCAGGACCAGCGTTATCTCAAGATCGGCCAGGACGAAGGCGCCAAGCTGGCCTGGGGCGGCGAGCTGCTCAACCGTGAGAGCCCCGGCTTCTACATGCAGCCGGCGCTGTTCACCGAAGCTAACAACAACATGCGCATCGCGCGTGAGGAGATCTTTGGACCGGTGGCCTGCGTCATCCGCGCCAAGAACTACGACGAGGCGCTGGCGATCTCCAACGACACCGAGTTCGGCCTCGCCGCCGGCGTCTGCACCACCAGCCTGAAATACGCCTCGCACTTCAAGCGCAACAGCGAAGCCGGCATGGTGATGGTCAACCTTCCGACCGCGGGCGTCGACTACCACGTCCCGTTCGGCGGCCGGAAGGGCTCGAGCTACGGCGCCCGCGAGCAGGGCTCCTACGCGCGCGAGTTCTACACCACGGTGAAGACGGCCTACACCTTCCCGGTGTGA
- the garD gene encoding galactarate dehydratase: MNQQVVNQEPRVIKLNARDNVAIVVNDFGLPAGTKLADGLTLKAFVPQGHKTALVDIPEGAPIMRYGEIIGTAKSPIAAGEWVDEARIDMPEAPALDQLEISTAVPAPLPPLEGYTFEGYRNADGSVGTRNVLGISTSVQCVKGTLEYAIKRIKSELLPKYPGVDDVVALTHAYGCGVAITAPDAVVPIRTLQNLALNPNFGGEILVVGLGCEKLAPERLLPEGTEHSIVRMQDEAFDGFGAIVDAIMTQADRRLAELNKRTRETCPASDLVIGLQCGGSDAFSGVTANPAVGFAADLLVRAGATVMFSEVTEVRDAIQLLTRRAINEEVGRALIREMDWYDAYLARGGADRSANTTPGNKKGGLANIVEKSLGSIVKSGSGPIHGVLAPGEKAKQKGMLFAATPASDFICGTLQLASGMTLQVFTTGRGTPYGLAAAPVIKVATRTELARRWKDLIDFDAGRIATGEMTIEETGWELFKLILDVASGRTKPWSDRWGIHNDLTLFNPAPVT; this comes from the coding sequence ATGAACCAGCAGGTCGTGAACCAGGAGCCGCGGGTCATCAAGCTCAACGCGCGCGACAACGTCGCGATCGTGGTCAACGATTTCGGCCTGCCTGCCGGCACCAAGCTTGCTGACGGCCTGACGCTGAAGGCCTTCGTGCCGCAGGGCCACAAGACCGCGCTGGTCGACATTCCCGAAGGCGCCCCCATCATGCGCTACGGCGAGATCATCGGCACTGCCAAGTCCCCAATCGCCGCCGGCGAGTGGGTCGACGAAGCCCGCATCGACATGCCCGAGGCCCCTGCCCTCGACCAGCTCGAAATCTCCACTGCCGTCCCGGCGCCGCTGCCACCGCTCGAAGGCTACACGTTCGAAGGCTATCGCAACGCCGACGGCTCAGTCGGCACCCGCAACGTACTGGGCATCTCCACGTCAGTGCAATGCGTCAAGGGCACGCTGGAATACGCGATCAAGCGCATCAAGAGCGAACTGCTGCCGAAGTACCCTGGTGTCGACGACGTCGTCGCGCTCACCCACGCCTACGGCTGCGGCGTTGCGATCACGGCGCCGGATGCCGTGGTGCCGATCCGCACCTTGCAGAATCTCGCGCTCAACCCGAATTTCGGCGGCGAGATCCTGGTCGTCGGCCTCGGCTGCGAGAAGCTCGCGCCGGAGCGGCTGCTGCCGGAAGGCACTGAACATTCCATCGTGCGCATGCAGGACGAGGCCTTCGACGGCTTCGGCGCCATCGTCGACGCGATCATGACCCAGGCCGATCGCCGCCTCGCCGAGCTCAACAAGCGCACCCGCGAGACCTGCCCCGCCTCCGACCTCGTCATCGGCCTGCAATGCGGCGGCAGCGACGCGTTCTCCGGCGTCACCGCCAATCCCGCAGTCGGCTTCGCCGCCGACCTCTTGGTGCGCGCCGGCGCGACCGTGATGTTCTCGGAAGTCACAGAAGTTCGCGATGCGATCCAGCTGCTCACCCGCCGCGCCATCAACGAGGAGGTCGGCCGCGCGCTGATCCGCGAGATGGATTGGTACGACGCCTATCTCGCCCGCGGCGGCGCCGATCGCAGCGCCAACACCACGCCGGGCAACAAGAAGGGCGGGCTCGCCAACATCGTCGAGAAGTCGCTCGGCTCGATCGTCAAGTCCGGCTCGGGCCCGATCCATGGCGTGCTGGCGCCGGGCGAGAAGGCCAAGCAGAAGGGCATGCTGTTCGCGGCGACGCCGGCCTCCGACTTCATCTGCGGCACCTTGCAGCTCGCCTCGGGCATGACCTTGCAGGTGTTCACCACAGGCCGCGGCACGCCCTATGGCCTCGCGGCCGCGCCCGTCATCAAGGTCGCGACCCGCACCGAGCTGGCGCGGCGCTGGAAAGATTTGATCGACTTCGACGCCGGCCGCATCGCCACCGGCGAGATGACCATCGAGGAGACCGGCTGGGAGCTGTTCAAGCTGATCCTCGACGTCGCCTCCGGCCGCACCAAGCCGTGGTCGGACCGGTGGGGCATTCACAACGACCTGACCTTGTTCAATCCCGCGCCGGTGACTTGA